One part of the Bdellovibrio bacteriovorus genome encodes these proteins:
- a CDS encoding cob(I)yrinic acid a,c-diamide adenosyltransferase → MTNAPKAKIYTRTGDKGSTRLVDGSCVEKFNPRVEAYGTVDELNSYLGVVRSTLAPFPEMSDLNHSLEKVQNELFNIGSLLATEKDEVFKLLPPITEEQIRYLELQIDELTTTLPELRNFILPAGHPTSAHLHVARTLCRRSERRSAEIAVKDERYSMTLQYLNRLSDYLFVAARWANMKHGVADVLWKKT, encoded by the coding sequence ATGACGAATGCTCCCAAAGCCAAAATTTATACGCGCACTGGCGACAAAGGCAGCACCCGCCTTGTGGACGGCTCCTGTGTTGAAAAATTCAATCCACGCGTCGAGGCTTATGGGACCGTGGACGAACTGAACAGCTATCTGGGGGTGGTGCGTTCGACATTGGCCCCCTTCCCCGAGATGTCAGATCTCAATCATTCCCTGGAAAAAGTCCAAAACGAGCTTTTCAACATCGGAAGCCTGCTGGCCACCGAAAAAGATGAGGTCTTCAAACTTTTGCCACCCATTACGGAAGAACAAATCCGTTATCTGGAGCTGCAAATCGATGAACTGACCACAACCCTGCCGGAACTGCGCAACTTTATTCTGCCGGCCGGCCACCCGACATCCGCGCACCTGCATGTGGCGCGCACTTTGTGCCGTCGCAGCGAGCGTCGTTCTGCCGAAATCGCCGTGAAAGACGAACGCTATTCCATGACTTTGCAGTATTTGAACCGACTGAGCGACTATCTGTTCGTAGCGGCCCGCTGGGCCAACATGAAACACGGGGTTGCCGACGTTCTTTGGAAGAAAACCTAG